In a genomic window of Nyctibius grandis isolate bNycGra1 chromosome 4, bNycGra1.pri, whole genome shotgun sequence:
- the SFXN4 gene encoding sideroflexin-4, whose translation MDANLRFWRAEGQSFFQRFLLWADALDPLLLLKSSDEIRRARLLIQNSGKTLSEPIQNDQTKQAFLLSLSSVHPDTDKIIPVLFRPPAFLPICLPLVIVSSLQLQAKQTFFSQFVFHTYTTGFSLLNGNGTTKAEEYSVQQKQVFCGLGAISYAACIGALPLVFMNQYMLKSSLVHLVVRQLLPAPLLGLMSAFTVAMVRSPEFENGIEVMDRNGKVVGVSQKAGEKAVKETALSRAVLFGTTFFLPAVLMHFVERAKLAKTPRALASVRMLVITSVLAGMLPASLSMFPQCGQIKRAELELEILSSTEETELFYNRGI comes from the exons ATGGACGCCAACCTGCGGTTCTGGAGGGCGGAGGGGCAG TCTTTTTTCCAGAGGTTTCTTCTCTGGGCGGACGCCCTGGATCCCCTGCTGCTCCTCAAGTCCTCC GATGAAATAAGAAGAGCGAGGTTATTAATACAAAACAGTGGGAAGACACTAAGTGAGCCCATACAGAATGATCAG aCAAAACAAGCCTTCCTGCTAAGCCTG tccagtGTACATCCTGATACAGACAAGATAATTCCTGTTTTGTTTAGACCTCCAG ccTTTCTGCCCATATGTCTTCCATTG GTTATTGTTTCATCACTTCAGCTTCAGgcaaagcaaacttttttttctcag TTCGTGTTTCACACATATACCACAGGATTCAGCCTGTTAAATGGAAATGGTACCACAAAGGCTGAA GAGTACTCAGTTCAACAAAAGCAGGTCTTCTGTGGCTTGGGAGCCATTTCCTATGCAGCCTGTATTGGG GCTCTTCCTCTTGTCTTCATGAATCAATACATGTTGAAGAGTTCATTAGTGCACCTAGTTGTCAGACAACTTCTACCTGCTCCTCTTCTTG GCTTGATGAGTGCATTTACTGTGGCGATGGTGAGAAGCCCAGAATTTGAGAATGGAATTGAAGTGATGGACAGGAACGGCAAGGTTGTAGGAGTGTCACAGAAGGCTGGTGAGAAG GCCGTTAAAGAAACAGCATTGTCGAGAGCAGTCTTGTTTGGGACAACATTCTTCCTGCCAGCTGTGCTCATGCACTTCGTGGAAAG AGCAAAACTTGCAAAAACTCCACGTGCTTTGGCTTCAGTGAGAATGCTTGTGATCACGTCAGTACTAGCAGGGATGCTACCAGCCTCACTTAGTATGTTCCCGCAGTGTGGGCAG ATAAAACGAGCAGAACTTGAACTGGAAATACTGTCATCTACAGAAGAAACAGAGTTATTCTACAATAGGGGAATTTAG